A single genomic interval of uncultured Pseudodesulfovibrio sp. harbors:
- the xerC gene encoding tyrosine recombinase XerC: MSSTGAKRNQPGEFVRGFLAYLEVEKGYSAATIRSYGTDLEQFELFLKRAKRSLEKPGRVTRDHVRGFLADLHRQQLSKSTVGRKLSSLRAYFKYLMRHKVVAKNPMAGIRNPKQEKRHPQLLNVDQAVSMMEAAIEPDPEGLRDLALAEVLYGSGLRISEAIGLDLNDVDSDVIRVVGKGSKERIVPLSDAAVKRIRRYMEQRHALLKDDYSEQALFLSVRGAKRLNRRQANRIVAKLARLAGLPKDVHPHMLRHSFATHMLEAGADLRSVQELLGHENLTTTQRYTHLDMQHIMQVYDQAHPRSAEKDDGEK; this comes from the coding sequence ATGTCATCGACCGGCGCAAAGCGTAATCAGCCCGGAGAATTTGTCCGTGGTTTTCTCGCCTACCTCGAGGTTGAGAAAGGATATTCCGCTGCCACGATCCGTTCCTACGGTACGGACCTTGAGCAGTTCGAGTTGTTTCTGAAACGGGCGAAACGTTCCTTGGAGAAGCCGGGGCGCGTGACACGCGATCATGTCCGGGGTTTTCTGGCGGACCTGCACCGGCAGCAGCTTTCCAAAAGTACGGTGGGGCGCAAGCTTTCCAGTCTTCGGGCGTATTTCAAATATCTCATGCGCCACAAGGTTGTGGCGAAAAATCCCATGGCGGGTATCCGAAATCCCAAGCAGGAGAAGCGGCATCCGCAATTGCTTAATGTCGATCAGGCTGTTTCCATGATGGAAGCCGCCATTGAACCGGACCCTGAAGGATTGCGCGATCTGGCACTCGCCGAGGTGCTGTATGGATCGGGACTCCGCATCAGTGAGGCCATCGGTCTTGACCTGAATGATGTGGATTCCGATGTTATTCGTGTCGTTGGAAAGGGGAGCAAGGAGCGCATTGTTCCCTTGAGCGACGCGGCGGTGAAACGGATTCGGCGGTACATGGAGCAGCGTCACGCCTTGCTCAAGGATGATTACTCCGAGCAGGCGTTGTTCTTGAGTGTGCGGGGAGCCAAGCGGCTGAACCGGCGGCAGGCAAATCGAATTGTGGCCAAGCTGGCGAGGCTGGCAGGGCTTCCCAAGGACGTGCATCCGCACATGCTGCGCCACAGCTTTGCCACACACATGCTGGAGGCCGGGGCCGACCTGCGGAGCGTACAGGAATTGCTCGGGCACGAGAATCTCACCACGACCCAGCGTTACACGCATCTGGACATGCAGCATATCATGCAGGTATACGATCAGGCGCACCCCCGGTCTGCTGAAAAGGACGATGGGGAAAAATAG